The genomic window AACTTTAATTGATTCACGCAATTTTCTTTTTAAACTATGCACCAAAAAAACTTGAAAAAATAAACTAAAAATGAAACTCACAAAACCAAGATTAGCCCTAATCTGCGGTATACTCTGCATATCTATTTTCCCGATATTGGTAAAATTACGTTTAACACCAGGATTAATTTCGGCTTTTTACCGAATGTTTTTTGCCGTGGTGCTGCTTTTGCCTTACGTTATTTTCAGCGGTAATTTCAAACTTCCAAAATTAAAATTTGCTCTTTTGGCAATACTATGCGGTGTTTTATTCTCATCTGATGTTGCCGTTTGGAATATCGCCATTCAGGAATCAAGTGCGACTCAGGCTTCGTTGCTGACCAATTTATCTCCCGTTTGGGTTGGTGTTGGTTCTTTCTTTTTTCTGAAAGCAAAACCTGCAACGAATTTCTGGATTGGAACATTGGTCGCTTTATTCGGAATGGTAACTTTGGTCGGTTTTGAGTTTTTTATCGATTTAAACTTCGACAAAGCATTTCTATTTGCCGTTTTATCTGGAATTCTGTATTCCATTTATCTTTTGGTCAGCAAAAATGTGCTTTCAGAAGTTGATGTTCTTTCCTTTATGACGATTAGTTTATTTGCTTCAAGCATCTATTTAGGAATTTTATGTTATGCATTGGGCGAACCTTTCACCGGATTTTCAAATGCTGGCTGGTTTGTTCTCGTGCTTCAGGCCGTTATTTGCCAATTATGCGCTTGGCTTTCGATTAGTTATGCGACTCAGCACATGCGTGCAACGAGGGTTTCGCTAAGTTTATTGAGTCAAGCTGTAATTACCTCAATTTTAGCTTGGTTGTTTTTGGAAGAACAAATAACTTTACAGATGGTTTTCGGCGGAATCATTCTGCTTTTCGGAATCCGAATTACATTTTACGATAAAACAATTTCTTTGAAAGGGCTTTTTTCTAAGGATTAAGAAAAAGGTTTCACGCAGATAACACAGATTTGAGCAGAATATTTTTTTATCTTAACAGAAAATCATTAAAAAAAATTAGTGTAATTCACAATTAGTTATCAGAAGTAGCTAAAAATTTATTTTAATTCGTGAATTCGTGGCGAAAAAAAATCTCACGCAGATTTAGCAGATTAGGCAGATCAAAATCTTTTTAATCCTAATAATCTGTGGCAAAAAATTAGTTTAATTCGTGAATTGCTTCGCCTGTTCGCTATCGCTCGGGTCGTGGCTAAAAAACCTGAAACAAAGAAAACTTTAAACTTGAAACAAAAACACCATGTTACATAAAACTAAAATACCAAATCTTAAAGTAATCGCATTTGATGCCGATGATACTTTGTTTGTAAACGAACCTTATTTTCAAGAAACCGAACATAAATTTTGCGCTTTGATGGAAGATTATCTTTCGCATCAAGGCATTTCGCAGGAATTATTCAAAATAGAAATTGCCAATCTGCCATTATATGGTTACGGAATCAAAGGCTATATCCTTTCGATGATTGAAGCCGCAATGAATATTTCAAATAATACCATTCCGATGGAAGTCATTGAAAAGATTATTCAATACGGAAAAGAATTACTAGAAAAACCAATCGAGCTTTTAGACGGAATTGAAGAAACTCTCGCTGCCTTAAAAGGAAAATATAAATTGGTTGTTGCTACAAAAGGCGATTTAAAAGATCAGCACAGTAAATTGCACCGTTCTGGTTTGGGACATTATTTTCACCATATCGAAGTAATGTCAGACAAACAAGAAATCGATTATCAGAAACTTTTAGGCCGTTTAGATATTGAACCGCACGAATTTTTGATGATCGGAAATTCATTAAAATCAGATGTTCTTCCAGTTTTAGGAATTGGCGGTTATGCCGTTCATATTCCATTTCACACTACTTGGGAACACGAAAAAATTAATCACACTATAGAACACGAGCATTTTAGTTCATTTGAAACTATTGCAGAAGTCGTTCCGAATTTATTATAATGAAAACACTTTTAGACCTAGAAAATTGGAATAGAAAAGAGCATTTTGCCCATTTTAAACAAATGGAAGAGCCTTTTTTTGGTGTCACCGTAGAAATTGACTGCACAAAAGCGTATCAAACTGCAAAAAGCATCAACGCTTCTTTCTTCAATTTCTATTTGCATAAAACTTTGGTTGCAGTAAATGCCATTGAAAATTTTAGATATCGAATTTCAGAAGACAAAATATACATTAACGACCAAATTGATGCATCGGCAACAATTGGTCGTGAAGATGGCACTTTTGGGTTTTCTTTAATTGAATATCACCCAGATTTTAAAACATTCGAACAAATTGCATTAACCGAAATCGAGCGCATTCAAAACACAACTGGACTTTTCACAAGATCTTTTGATGATGATAATCTGATTCATTTTTCGGCAATTCCGTGGCTGAATTTTAGTTCGATAACTCATGCACGCAGTTTTACATATCCAGACAGCTGTCCAAAAATTTCATTTGGCAAAATGATGGTTTCAGAAACTGGAAAAAGAACGATGTCAATGGCGGTTTATGTTCATCATGGTTTGATGGATGGAATGCATGTTGGTCAGTTTGTAGATCTTTTTCAAGAGCTTATGAATCAATAAAATAAGCGGAACGATTTTTGCGCCCAAAAACATATGAAACGAATTTTCCTTTTTCTGTTTTTAATCTCCAGTACTGTCCTGTTAAGTCAGACAGTGCTGACCTCTTATTCAATCGATTTAAAAAATAAACTAGGACAATCTGAAATCATGGTTGGTGAAAATACCGCTACTCATGACGTATTTGTTTTTGCCGCAAGCGCAGACAGTCTTTCGATATTAAAATACAATAGCGCTTTATTTTTAAGAGACAAATTTGTCACAAACCGTCAGTACACTGAAAACAGATCTTTGATGGGTTATAGTTTTAGCGAAGACGGAAATCCGACTTTGTATTGGTTTTCTAAAGAAGAAAAAACAATTATTCTAATTAAATATTATCTGGAAAACAAAACTTCAAGAGCATTAAAATTTCAAATTCCGTTTGACGAAAACTATCTCATAACCCAATATCAAAAAGACAACAATTTTTATTTATTGATGCAAAGCAAAACAAAACAGGCATTGACTGCTTTTGTTTTTAAAAACGGAATGGCTGAGGAAAGATTTCTCGATTTCAGCTCTTTCAAATTCATAGATAGAAAAACACAGCCTAGAACATTTAACCAGATTTTGAATGAAAACCCGATTGAAAAAATGGATTCTGGCGAATATAATCCGCTGTATAAGGTTAGTGCCAAAAGCAAAATCTACACTCTCCCAAACCGTTTGATTCTGACTTTGGATCAAAGTTTTAGAAAGACACAATTGTTTGATATTAATTTAGAAAGTCAGGAAATAATAGAGAAGACGTTTATGAAGCCTGTTGGAGATAAAAATCCAAAATCATCTAACTCTTATTACCATGAAAACAAATTATATCAGATTAATGTTAACGCTGACGAACTTTTGTTTGATATAAAAAATTATGAATCTGGTGAATCTATAAAATCATTTGCCGTTACCAAAAAAGACACTATCCGTTTTGCTAATTCACCTTTACTAATGCAGATTGAAGATCGTGAGCCTAAACAGTTAAAAAATACAGCCAAGTTTTTAAACGTATTGTCTTCTCTTGATGCCGGGATTTCGGTTTATAAAAATCAAAAAAATCTCTTTATCACTTTAGGAGGTTCGGGCAGCGATTTAAAATCGATTTCTCTGAACGGTTTCAATTTTAATGACTCTTTTGGAGATTTCCCTTCAAACAATTATTACAATATTGAAACAAACTATTCTGCTTTTTTTGAAAGCATTTGGACCAAAAAGCTAGAATTAACCCAAGAAATGCACGAGCCTTTTGCTGCTGATAAAGTCTACTATTTTCTAGATTCACATAAGGAAGCTGCCCTTCCAAATACCCTTAAACTTAGTAATTATACTATTTTAAGCTATTATGACATTGTTGCAAAACAACTGGTTCTGCGCAAATTTACTGACGGATTCAACTAAACAAGTCTTTATCAGTAGCTTACAAAAATAAACGCGCGTTTATTTTTATCATCCTTTTTATTTTAAGCCTTGATTTTTAGGCTATTGTCTTATTTTAATACTTTTTTGACTTTTAAGGAAAGTTTTTACCTACAATTTGTCGTTGTTTTGAACCAAATTTAAAATCAAAAAATAATGAAAAAAATTGTAATGACTCTTGCATTTGCCCTAGCGTTAACTGGAGTACATGCTCAAACAGAAAGCAATAACAATTTTAATAAATGGTCTATTGATTTAGGTGCTGGTTTTAACAAACCGCAACGACCATTTAATAGTGGTTATACGACTAACACTGCAAGTCCATGGACTGGAGATTTAGGAGTGCGCTATATGTTTAACAACAAGTTTGGTTTGAAGGCAGACTTTGGGTACAACAGTTTTGATCCAAAAGGAAACTCTATCGATTTTGATTCAAGATACTATAGAGTAGATTTACAAGCTGTTGCCAAC from Flavobacterium sp. KACC 22763 includes these protein-coding regions:
- a CDS encoding DMT family transporter, which codes for MKLTKPRLALICGILCISIFPILVKLRLTPGLISAFYRMFFAVVLLLPYVIFSGNFKLPKLKFALLAILCGVLFSSDVAVWNIAIQESSATQASLLTNLSPVWVGVGSFFFLKAKPATNFWIGTLVALFGMVTLVGFEFFIDLNFDKAFLFAVLSGILYSIYLLVSKNVLSEVDVLSFMTISLFASSIYLGILCYALGEPFTGFSNAGWFVLVLQAVICQLCAWLSISYATQHMRATRVSLSLLSQAVITSILAWLFLEEQITLQMVFGGIILLFGIRITFYDKTISLKGLFSKD
- a CDS encoding HAD family hydrolase; its protein translation is MLHKTKIPNLKVIAFDADDTLFVNEPYFQETEHKFCALMEDYLSHQGISQELFKIEIANLPLYGYGIKGYILSMIEAAMNISNNTIPMEVIEKIIQYGKELLEKPIELLDGIEETLAALKGKYKLVVATKGDLKDQHSKLHRSGLGHYFHHIEVMSDKQEIDYQKLLGRLDIEPHEFLMIGNSLKSDVLPVLGIGGYAVHIPFHTTWEHEKINHTIEHEHFSSFETIAEVVPNLL
- a CDS encoding chloramphenicol acetyltransferase, which encodes MKTLLDLENWNRKEHFAHFKQMEEPFFGVTVEIDCTKAYQTAKSINASFFNFYLHKTLVAVNAIENFRYRISEDKIYINDQIDASATIGREDGTFGFSLIEYHPDFKTFEQIALTEIERIQNTTGLFTRSFDDDNLIHFSAIPWLNFSSITHARSFTYPDSCPKISFGKMMVSETGKRTMSMAVYVHHGLMDGMHVGQFVDLFQELMNQ